TCCCGATTCAACGATACCCTAACCTCTCAGCTCGGCCGACCCATACAGACCCCCTTCCATCGCAGACCTTCGCCCCCTCAGCTCAACGATACCCATCGCAGACTCACAGCCCCTCCAAACGGTCCACAAACCAGCCGGTCCAGCCCCTCCACTTCCCACAAACCAGCCGGTCCAGCCCCTCCAAACGGTGATTCGCACCCTTCCAGACTCCAGTTCCCTCTAAAGGTAATAAATACCTCTAATTTCCAAATGTAGTTTGCTTTTTTTGGTTAGGTTAGGTATTTACCGTATTTGACTACATGAttcatgtttttttgttttttgtttttttttgaaatcatgtCCTTCTCTTCTCCACGGGGTTGCTTATTATATATGTGTTCATGAATGACAGAAAATCAAACcatataatattaatgttatgAAGTTCTTAATATGATTGTacttgtatgtatatatgtgttcATGAATGACAGATTGAttcatgtttttttgttttttgttttttttttgaaatcatgtCCTTCTCTTCTCCACGGGGTTGCTTATTATATATGTGTTCATGAATGACAGAAAATCAAACcatataatattaatgttatgAAGTTCTTAATATGATTGTacttgtatgtatatatgtgttcATGAATGACAGATTGAttcatgtttttttgttttttttttgttttttgaaatcaTGTCCTTCTCTTCTCCACGGGGTTGCTTATTATATATGTGTTCATGAATGACAGAAAATCAAACcatataatattaatgttatgAAGTTCTTAATATGATTGTACGTTCATGTATATATGTGTTCATGAATGACAGATTGAttcatgtttttttgtttttttattttttttttgaaatcatgtAGATGGACCAGATTCAAGACTCTACTACAGATGATGTAGAGTCAAGTATGCATACACAAAGTGGTACAGCCCTACCTCCACTTGCACCCAATGTAAGTGGTAGACAtaggtcaatggtttgggatcaTTTTACTAGAATACCAAACGGTGATCCAAGTAAACCTAGggctaaatgtaattattgtactgcttcgtatgcatgtgatacGAAGACCAACGGTACAAAGTCCATGAAATATCATATTGAAAAACAATGTAAGAAATGTCCTTTTAATAGGACGGATAAGTCTCAAACTACCCTAGCTTGGAAGGCGGATGGAGGAAGTGGTAGTGGAGAACTTGTGTCTATAGCATTCAGTGTTGATGCTTGTAGACAAAGCTTAGCAGAGATGATAATTCTTGATGAGCTACCCTTTAGGTTTGTTGAGGGAGAGGGTTTCAAGAAGTTTATGCTTACTgtttgccctaagtgggtaACGATTCCATCTCGTGTTACGGTTGCAAAGGATTGCTTTAGTGTGTAtacgaggaaaaaaaataagttgagaaGTGCTCTTCAAGGGCAACGAGTTTCCCTCACtacggatacatggacatccgtgcaaaatctcaattatatgtgtcttactgcacactttattgatgatgattggaaTCTACACAAGagaattctttctttttgtttggttgagaATCACAAAGGGGATACACTTGGTAAGGCcattgagatgtgtttgcatgattgggggcGACCAAAATATCTTGCTATCacacttgataatgcaagttctaataatggtgcagtttcttatttgaagaaaaaaaccaagtataggaAGGATACTATTTTGGAACATGAATTTTTGCATGTTCGATGCTGTGCCCACATCTTAAACTTAATAGTTCGTGAGGGGTTGAGGGAATTTGATGAGTCTATTGCAAAGGTGAGAGGTGTTGTAAAATATGTGAAGTCATCACCTCAAAGGTGGAgcatgtttaataaatgtataTAGTTGGAAGAAATTACGTGTAAAAGTGGCATTTGCTTAGATGTACcaactaggtggaactccacctatcttatgttaGAGAGAGCAATAAAATTTCGAAGAGCGTTTGAACGGTTGGAAGAAGAGGATTCGGCTTTCCTTACtagtattggagatgatgatgacgatgatgaggaAGATGTAGAGCAAGTTGTGAATAGGAGAACGTCAAAAAAGTTGGGGCCTCCCAATAATATTGATTGGGAGAAGGCAAGGTTGTTTGTAAAGtttcttaaactatttcatgatgcaactttacGCTTTTCGGGGGGTCTATATGCAACTTGCAACTCTTTTTTTCCGGAGTTAGCTACAATATCCGGTGCAATTGATTTGGAGTGTCAAAATCAAAACCTTGTGGTGGGATCAATGGccacaaatatgaagaaaaaatttaacaaatattgGGGCAACTTGGATAATATGAATATGTTGTTGTTTGTTGGAATTCTTCTTGATCCTCGGtacaagatgcgatatcttgactttgAGTTGGAAGTGATGTATGCCCATGATCCCACAAAAGCAGTTGATTTGAGTTGTTCAGTGAAGAATACTTTAACCCGCATGTATGAGTCATACCTTGCAAATGATGAGTATAGCAACTCTTTACAACAACAGCAGCAGTCTAGAAGTTTATCACGTGAAGATGTAAATCTTACTGATGAAGATGGCGCAAGTACAGACGTGGATGTTCGTGCACAGAGAATGTCCATATTTAAGCAACGGTTGCAGTCGGAGGACTCTCTTGAAAGCAAgtcagaggttgatagatatctagATGAAAAGTGTGAGACAGACAGTGCAAGTTTTGACATTCtagtttggtggaaggttaactCATTTAGATATCGTGTGCTTTCAAAAATTGCacgcgatgtacttgcaataccagTCTCTACAGTTGCCTCTGAATCTTGCTTTAGCACAGCGGGTCGTGTTCTTGATCCTTTCCGAAGTAGTTTATCTCCAATGATGGTTGAGGGCCTCATTTGTACACAAAATTGGCTTCGTTCTTCATCTACTCCAATCAGCCTTAGGACTATAATGGATGATGTGGAAGATTTTGAGAGGCAGTTGGATATGggtatgtttattatttacttcattttataacttttatgatttatatatgtagtgaaaatttatataaattgtttttttttcctttattgtatAGCACTTGCTCAGGAGGGTGAAAATTCTATGGAGGCGTCAAATACAATGTCTACATCTAATGCAAATTCATGAGGTGAGAACttaaattgttttctttaaaattttagattattttcttcaattgtGACTTGTCCAATTTAGTTTTACTTTTGTATTGTCTCTCATTGAATTTTTGTGTCCTATTTGGCAGCATTTCGTTTGGTGGTGAAAGCTTTGACGGGATCAAGTGTTTGCCGTTTAGAGATCATATCttagttatttgttatttgtattagttattatttagtCACTTGTAATTCGTAATATCACTTTATTAGTTATTATGGCTAGAAGCCTAGATGCATggattgtaaattgtaatattttttatgtcctttgcttaactttttttggtttcttattttttttcccttttatttggACTTTTGGATGTTTAGTTGGCATGTTTAGTTGGATGTTTAGTTGGATGTTTAGTTGGATGTTTAGTtaagacctataaaaaaaaaaaatgtttagttAAGAATTAGatgtactttttaacttttttccttttcttttgaaatatggaTGTTTAGTTGGCATAGAATTAGATgtattaaatttcatttgataTGAAATATTGCTTGTATGTGAGGATTTGACATGAattgttggattttttatttttggatgtaaaAGTGGTGCTCTTTAAGTTTTAATGAAATCATAGGTCCTTTGCAAATCATTAATTTAGACATTAAGTCatggattttttttgtaatttatgggtttttttcaattttctttattttttttttccttgtaaaatcttttattcaaatttattgtatatagataattttctttttatgctcaattttattttgcattcaaatcttttatttttaggtattttttgacataaaattagataaaaaattaatgtgatttcacTGTTGGGCCGATTGGGCCCATGGGCCACATGGTCCATATTTGGACCgacggaccgaccggaccggacccccCCGAAagggaccgaccggaccggtccttaGTGcatttcggtccggtccagggtgggaaaaccctggaccgaattggtccggtccggtccacaaatcCTCCTGCGGACCGACCGGACCTGACCGAATTCACCCCTAGGCACTACTGACGTTGAGTATTAGAGATCCTCAAGGAGGGGCTAACTAACAAACaataatggattttttttttttatccagatGGTGGTTGGGGGAATGTGTAGGTATGAAGGACAGAAATATTAGCAAAGGGTACAAGAGAGCAAGGCTTAATGAGAGAATTATGGTCTCTTAACCACTTATCGATTTTATGAATGATAGTGGTAGTAGGGTTAAAAGAGTTCTCaaaatgagatttatttatAGTAAGTCAATGATCCTAAAAGATAATGGGAGGAAGAAGGTGAGTGAGTAAATAGAGCTGATTAGAACCTCTAAAGGAGGACAACCAATGAGTGGCATTAATTTTTCAATTGTGATAAATTGTGTTTGTGTAGCCAAAGATAGTAGTGATATACTGCCAAACCTCTTTGGAAAGCTTACAATCGGAGAATACATGATTAGAGGTATCACCATACCCATCCGTGCAGTTATTGCATTTAGAAGGGGTTAAAGAAAATGTAAGATAGTGctctttaataaaatttcaGGCAGATTTGAAAGAGAAGATGCCATCTTTGTTGTGCTTTCAAATACgtatatcaaattttttttttcttttttgatagggAAGAGATTGACCTTATTGACAATGGATTGGCCATCGAGGTTGTGGATCAAATTAAGGTCCTAaccattttgagaaaaaaacatatttgatttgtaaagagggattaaaaataatgaatccTTTTTGGATAAGGGAACCATTGCTTACCCAATTGTCATGCCAAAAATTAATAGATTCATCACGAATATTCTATTGACTCTAGTTGTGAATGATgggaagaaatttaaaaataactttCTAGGAGTGAGAGTTGTAGGCTTTGGCTCAAATAAGATCCAAGGAGGGATCATCATTCTTGtatttttggtaaaaaaaatgGGTGAGAGTTCAAGTTAATGAATCCCCTAGCCAATTTACAGTGAAGAGCATTAACAATGTCATGTAAATTTCTTATACCAAGACCACCTTCCGGTAAAGGATAGCAAATGTGATTCCAAGAAATCCAGTATTTCCTATTGTTACCATCAATGTAAGCCCAGAAGAAATTACCAAAGGCTTTGCGAATGGAATCAATGACTTTTTTGGAGGGTTGAGGATCAAAAGAATATGAATAGGAATAGAGGAGAGCACAAATTGATTAAGGTAAGTTTGCCGCCGGTAGAAAGTAGGCAACCCTTCTAGCCAGCTATATTTTTACGAATCTTGAGAAGGATAGAATCATAAATGGAGGAAGGGATTTTCCCATAGGAAATGGGAGCTCCAAGGTAAGTGGTAGGGATAATGTGTCTTCTGGATGTGGTGAATTTGTTATAAACTAGGAAGACACTTTTGGAATGGTTGATCTTTTGACCAGAGGAGTCTTTGTAAATAGTAAGAAATTTTATGAAAGTGGAAAGACTATTTTAGAACCATTGATGAAAATCAAAAGGTGATTCGTAAAAAGGATATGAGAAATGGGAGTGCAACCCCTAGGAATTGCATAAGGAGCGGCCCCTAGGAACTGCATAAGGAGCGGCATGACCTTCAGTCATAAAATGGTGAAGACCTATACTTAGAAGTTTGTCACtaagaataaaaagaagaggGGATAATGGGTTCCCTTGTCTAAAGCCTCTACTATGAGTGAAATAACCTGAGTGAGTACCATTTAAGCAAATAGAGAAGGTAgggtaagaaaaaaatttctaaaataaagAGACAACGCATTCATTGAAACCAAAGGAATGGAGTACACGAGAGAGGTAAATCTAGTTGATCCTTTCAAAGGCTTTAGCCATGTCAACTTTGAGCATAACATTATTGCCTCTAATGTTTCTAGCAAGACTATGAGTAAGTTCTTAAGCCAAAGAAATACTATTAGTAATGACTCTCCCTTAGACAAAAGCACATTGGTGGGTTGAATTAAGGTTGGGTAAGAATGTGGTAAAACAAGAAGCcagaattttagaaaaaatctaaTAAGAAGCTTAGCAAAGACTAATGGGTCTAAAATCAGATAAAGTGAAGGGGTCGTCTTTCTTAGGGATTAAACAAATGAAATTGTGTTTCAAGGAATGAGGCAAAGACTCACCtctaaaaaaaatcagtaaTTGCTTCAAAGAGGTCTGGATGGATAATAGACCAACaagaagtgaaaaataaaagagaggtCATCCAAACCAGGAGCTAAGTCTAAAGAGATGCTATAGATAGCTTGCTTTACTTCTTCTAACGAAGGAAGTTTGAGCATCAAAGTATTATCATCATCAGAAACCAAGTTAGGAATTAAATAAGACAAACGGATGGAAGAGTGAGTCAGAGAAACAACTAGGGCAGACTTAGGGCATATGAtgaaacacaaaattctcatctaattttattttatctcatcccatcttattctcaaatataattcaaatacaaaattgtCAAACTAGTCATTACAActatttcaaactttcaaataaaaaataaaaaataattccaactttttcaaatccataaacaaaaataatattataaaactatagtCTTACAAtactttaactttataatattttttattcaatttttttctttctccttttccaaaatctaaaaaatacttaatccaaattatctcattactattcacaaattattttactactatttacaaaatttccaCCTCATCTCACTCTTCAAACCTGCCTGTGGCAAGAAATCCATAGCAACTGAGTGAATAATCTCTTGCTGAGAGGAGGAAGAACCATTGGGGAGAGTAAGGGAGGTAATAGAAGTCTTTTTCCTCTTGTGAGCAACCATTTAGTGGAAGaaattagtatatatttttgTCACCCTCACATTGCCAtttaattctaaattttttgcTTATAAAAGATTTCTTTTTGGAGCAGTTAGccattgtactctttttctaaATTCTGCAAAATGATCAGATCAGAGTTTAGAGCAGAGTTTTGCAAAGAGAGTTCAGCAACTTGTATTTTATCACGTAAATCAACCAGGTTTTGAAAAACATTACCAAAAATCGAGAGAttccaattttttaaaacaactttcaaacgttttgttttaaaagatgATAAGGATGATTCCAATTAAAAGAAACAAAGTCTAGAACAAAACATTACAAACATTTTGGTGcataaaaagaacaaaacatttCCTTCGAGGGTCGTATTTACTGCTCGCTAGCAAGCTGGTTAATTACGCCAAGGAATCATCATCCTCCATCGATCCGAGCGAGGTTTATTTGGTACCAAAAAAAGGAAGCAACAAGGAATCTTTCAGATGCGACCAGAAGTTGACTTCTTTCAAGGGATCCAGGGCGCCTGCAACTCCGGTGGCAGTCTGAATCAGGGTGAGATAAACAGCAAAAACGGCACCCAGAGTCGAGATCCCCACCACCCAGCTGCTGAAGTAGTGCCGCACCAATCCTGCTCTCGCTTTCCCATAAGGAGAACCGAAGAAAGAGTTGGCGTCATCGACCACCATGAATAGATATGACTCATCTACATCCATATCAATCTCCTTGCAGATGTTGTTTACAAGTTTCGCAACCTCTTTGTTGCTGCCCAGAGAATGGTGAAGAACTTCATCACAATGGAGAAGTCCCACGTCCTTGGCCGAGTTAATGAGTCCGTCGAACAAAAACAAGTACGTTGTGACGTCTGGATGGCAACTGTGGTGGCATTTCTCGAATGCCACCATGTTACGAAACACAGTGCCCTTGTAATCGTCGATGTAAAGAGGAGGGATCTTCAGCACACCTTCCTCGTATGTTATGTCAAGTGGCTTGAGATGTTTTGCTCTCTGAACTTTGACGCCCGCTTGTTTTAGCTCTGTTATTGAACGGATCATGTTggtttgtttccctcttgccagTTCGACCGGGAGAGTGCTAGAGCGGAAAAGATCAAGCAAGTGCCTTGCTTCGAAGACTACTTCAGTTGCAGTAGTACTGCTCTTTGGAGGTGGTGCTTCCAAACCTCTTTGCAATAAAGGATTAAAGAAGTGAAGTGCAAGCTGTTGCACTGATGGCGGTAATTCAGCAGGAGTGCTACTTgtcatttcaaataatttattcagAACAAAGAGAGGGAGTTGGTTTTCAAGCATGATCAGATCCCGACGAAGAGCGGGCAACATCCATCTTTTGATGAAAGGTATTGGGTGTCCACCTAGCTTGTGCTGCCATGCCTCTCTCAACAGCTCAACAACGAAGCAGCCATCAATAACCATCGTCTCGACAAATTCCTCACTTCCTAGTTTGATTTCTTCCCCATAGCAGATTCGAGCTTCTTCCTCCAGTTTCCCCATGGCATCCTTCACAAGCTCAAACTCGACTACTTCATTCTCGCGGCTTCGATCAAAGAGGCGGCGAACAAATTTCTGTTTGAGCTCTTCCATGTCTTGCAACCGCTCTACTCCATAATGGTATGGACCGATGGAGACAACGTTGGGTTCATAAGCCTTTCTTTCCACCCGACGCATATTAGC
This sequence is a window from Carya illinoinensis cultivar Pawnee chromosome 9, C.illinoinensisPawnee_v1, whole genome shotgun sequence. Protein-coding genes within it:
- the LOC122277754 gene encoding UPF0481 protein At3g47200-like isoform X2, whose amino-acid sequence is MQKYIEKSLPNYLRNPHNLLMGINSKLTRLLLQEISRRKCHDFLQRTANYSRDPSPGAFLRRPYSKSRASVFEAVVPEERSSVCIYKVPANMRRVERKAYEPNVVSIGPYHYGVERLQDMEELKQKFVRRLFDRSRENEVVEFELVKDAMGKLEEEARICYGEEIKLGSEEFVETMVIDGCFVVELLREAWQHKLGGHPIPFIKRWMLPALRRDLIMLENQLPLFVLNKLFEMTSSTPAELPPSVQQLALHFFNPLLQRGLEAPPPKSSTTATEVVFEARHLLDLFRSSTLPVELARGKQTNMIRSITELKQAGVKVQRAKHLKPLDITYEEGVLKIPPLYIDDYKGTVFRNMVAFEKCHHSCHPDVTTYLFLFDGLINSAKDVGLLHCDEVLHHSLGSNKEVAKLVNNICKEIDMDVDESYLFMVVDDANSFFGSPYGKARAGLVRHYFSSWVVGISTLGAVFAVYLTLIQTATGVAGALDPLKEVNFWSHLKDSLLLPFFGTK